A single region of the Bacillus cereus genome encodes:
- a CDS encoding tetratricopeptide repeat protein, which translates to MTIEKQFIQKIYYKTFLTEDPSIPVTEVLGEAYINESKNEFSNISNIRFAQGEVYFQTKDFEAAIFKWEKVNNELALWAMKNIADAYFELDFLPKAEEIYTSIQTEDTTLTMEVSLQLLSLYIEQNRLGLAFKTISEAVAFQPNYPNITAIARSFYEKQEDWNNAIELAVQEGIRTKSLHWFDTLINYVNRGFTNKIKPEYFYESLKALYAIDQVQFKELVISLWNSYENESFHLPWIQTINHLFLHIEVDANDDWNEISTRYQETYFELITGQHFMHELQGLVPDLLTNWFSLTKAEDSLLVSAAVLAWNEVSPTTLESLLVKSAGALLSNASAHSNVDMADVSTLFETIAVWAEKNDVDLGHQFTLLVRELYDLNVAQLLVAGASDYDKSAFINSILGENILNETITTAITFKDDSQTEITELTELDIRNIPNFDELHNILAVPSQSELEKKCIEVKLPSRFLRKNKFSFLVTPTMHGQLDKNSSHFEYLQAADSLIYVLNSASPLHDEELNTLLYIREQVPNLQIQFILQTIDTNTSENITNNIKKKILVHFPEAQLFPYSPSQESSEQLGNVTDSILSNLTQRNVEKERIEKLLWFIQKTIAYLLNERVELENTLVKSVRWNKHILVKLDGFINNLTAIQKDKIRSITESYLLTKEEITRDIHSQIPELLQSCSDLVQEDSDFKLVHEELNVAMNERIQKHVQQVLLPKFTQSIQEWIETAHNEFIQAQAYLDEMGDTFNKLYEEERIKLPCDFKLLDDWDRDVARMTNRITVANINILLRFTPTQFFLKSAGKLFGNMQKNQSMLSNKYKQYIETEDYTEVAQMISKQFFLQFEVFEGALERDIMMFFKDPLSILKQTVEAAQLEIQEDEQTLTKLRTNPETYHDPLTLFKLQLLQKKFMLNIETIASQETIK; encoded by the coding sequence ATGACCATTGAAAAACAATTTATCCAAAAGATTTACTATAAAACATTTTTAACAGAAGACCCTTCCATCCCGGTAACGGAAGTACTCGGTGAAGCATATATAAATGAATCGAAAAATGAATTCTCCAATATATCTAATATTCGCTTTGCACAAGGTGAAGTTTATTTTCAAACTAAAGACTTTGAAGCCGCTATATTCAAATGGGAGAAAGTAAATAATGAACTTGCTCTCTGGGCCATGAAGAATATTGCAGATGCTTATTTCGAATTAGATTTCTTACCAAAAGCAGAAGAAATTTATACATCTATCCAAACAGAAGATACAACTCTTACGATGGAAGTTTCCCTACAACTTCTTTCTCTTTATATCGAGCAAAATCGTTTAGGTCTAGCATTTAAGACGATTAGTGAAGCTGTTGCGTTTCAACCGAACTATCCAAATATTACTGCAATCGCTCGATCATTCTATGAAAAACAAGAAGATTGGAATAATGCTATTGAACTCGCTGTTCAAGAAGGAATTCGAACAAAATCATTACACTGGTTTGATACTTTAATCAATTATGTAAACAGAGGCTTTACCAACAAAATAAAACCTGAGTATTTCTATGAATCTTTAAAAGCCTTATACGCTATTGATCAAGTTCAGTTTAAAGAACTTGTTATTTCACTTTGGAATAGCTATGAAAATGAATCATTCCATCTACCTTGGATTCAAACAATAAATCACTTATTCTTACATATTGAAGTAGATGCTAATGACGATTGGAATGAAATTTCTACTCGCTATCAAGAGACGTACTTCGAATTGATTACTGGACAACATTTCATGCACGAATTACAAGGACTTGTACCAGATTTATTAACAAATTGGTTTAGTTTAACAAAAGCGGAAGATTCTTTACTTGTCTCCGCAGCAGTATTAGCATGGAATGAAGTTTCACCGACAACCCTAGAATCATTACTTGTAAAAAGTGCAGGTGCCTTACTCTCAAATGCATCAGCTCATTCAAATGTTGATATGGCTGACGTATCAACATTATTTGAAACGATTGCTGTATGGGCTGAGAAGAATGATGTAGATTTAGGTCATCAATTCACACTACTTGTTCGTGAGTTATACGATTTAAACGTTGCACAACTTCTAGTAGCAGGAGCTAGCGATTATGATAAATCAGCCTTTATTAACTCTATACTAGGCGAAAATATATTAAATGAGACTATAACAACTGCAATTACATTTAAAGATGATAGTCAAACTGAAATAACTGAGCTTACAGAGCTAGATATACGAAATATACCAAACTTTGACGAACTTCATAACATACTGGCGGTACCTTCTCAGTCAGAACTAGAAAAAAAATGTATTGAAGTTAAATTACCAAGTAGATTTTTACGAAAAAATAAGTTTTCATTCCTTGTCACACCTACTATGCATGGACAACTTGACAAAAACAGCTCTCATTTCGAATACTTACAGGCAGCAGATAGTCTCATCTATGTACTAAATTCAGCTTCACCATTACATGATGAAGAGCTCAATACATTACTATATATTCGTGAGCAAGTACCTAATTTACAGATTCAATTCATCTTACAAACAATTGATACGAATACTAGCGAAAACATCACGAACAACATTAAAAAGAAAATACTCGTACATTTCCCTGAAGCACAATTGTTCCCTTATTCTCCTTCCCAAGAGAGTAGTGAACAGCTAGGTAATGTAACAGACTCTATTCTTTCTAACCTTACTCAGCGTAACGTGGAAAAAGAACGCATTGAAAAATTATTATGGTTTATCCAAAAAACAATTGCATACCTTTTAAATGAACGTGTGGAATTAGAAAATACGTTAGTGAAATCAGTCCGCTGGAATAAGCATATTTTAGTGAAACTTGATGGTTTTATTAATAATCTTACTGCCATCCAAAAAGATAAAATTCGTTCTATTACAGAATCTTATCTTTTAACGAAAGAAGAGATTACGCGGGATATACATTCTCAAATCCCTGAATTGTTGCAGAGTTGCTCTGATCTCGTTCAAGAAGATAGTGATTTCAAATTAGTCCATGAAGAACTAAATGTAGCAATGAATGAAAGAATTCAAAAGCATGTACAGCAAGTGCTTCTTCCTAAGTTTACTCAGTCTATTCAAGAGTGGATTGAAACTGCTCATAATGAATTCATCCAAGCTCAGGCTTATTTAGATGAAATGGGCGATACCTTTAATAAACTCTATGAGGAAGAGCGTATTAAACTTCCTTGCGATTTCAAATTACTAGATGACTGGGATAGAGATGTTGCAAGAATGACGAACAGAATTACAGTGGCTAACATCAATATTTTATTACGCTTTACACCAACACAATTTTTCTTAAAAAGTGCAGGGAAATTATTCGGTAATATGCAAAAAAACCAATCTATGCTATCAAATAAATATAAACAATATATTGAAACAGAAGATTATACAGAAGTTGCTCAGATGATTTCAAAACAATTCTTCCTTCAATTTGAAGTATTTGAAGGTGCGCTAGAACGTGATATCATGATGTTCTTTAAAGACCCTCTTAGCATATTGAAACAAACTGTAGAAGCGGCCCAACTTGAAATACAAGAAGATGAGCAAACATTAACAAAGCTAAGAACCAATCCAGAAACTTATCATGATCCTTTAACACTATTTAAATTGCAATTGTTACAAAAAAAATTCATGTTAAATATTGAAACTATCGCTTCACAAGAAACAATAAAGTGA
- a CDS encoding DedA family protein, which translates to MEQHVGELIAHYGYFGIIIALAGGIVGLPIPDEFLLTFIGYNISKGVMSGTAAFLSGMAGAMIGITLSYILGLKLGLPVLKKYGPKIRIKEHHIEKTHILFEKYGPFLLMIGYFIPGVRHLTAYFAGVSNLTWWRFCLYAYGGALIWISVFIGLGWKLGEKWRFVEYSLHHYGMWILFISAIVTLIVWIYIRKRKNR; encoded by the coding sequence ATGGAACAACATGTTGGCGAGTTAATCGCACATTATGGGTATTTTGGAATTATTATAGCTTTAGCTGGTGGGATTGTTGGATTACCGATACCGGATGAGTTTTTATTGACTTTTATCGGTTATAATATTTCAAAAGGAGTTATGTCAGGAACAGCTGCATTTTTAAGTGGAATGGCAGGTGCGATGATTGGTATTACATTAAGTTACATCTTAGGTTTAAAACTCGGGCTCCCTGTTTTAAAAAAATACGGTCCGAAAATTAGAATTAAAGAACATCATATTGAAAAAACACATATCTTATTTGAAAAATACGGTCCGTTTCTTTTAATGATTGGCTACTTTATACCGGGAGTACGTCACCTAACAGCATATTTTGCTGGGGTTTCGAATTTAACATGGTGGCGTTTTTGTCTGTATGCTTACGGTGGTGCACTAATTTGGATAAGTGTTTTTATTGGCCTAGGTTGGAAACTAGGAGAGAAGTGGCGCTTCGTTGAGTATAGTTTACATCATTATGGAATGTGGATTTTATTTATTTCGGCAATTGTAACATTGATTGTGTGGATTTACATAAGGAAAAGAAAAAACCGCTAA
- a CDS encoding EamA family transporter: MSSWLLFALLSAIAAALVSIFGKIGLDGIDANVATTIRSIIMALFMVGVIIIQGKFQNIGDVLLNKKALLFITLSGIAGASSWLFYFLALKTGKVSQVAPIDKLSVVFSIILAMIILGEKLNFMTGIGVVFITAGVLFVAFS; encoded by the coding sequence ATGAGTTCATGGCTATTATTCGCACTATTATCAGCAATTGCTGCCGCCCTCGTATCTATTTTTGGAAAGATTGGCTTAGATGGAATCGATGCTAACGTTGCAACAACTATTCGATCTATTATTATGGCATTATTTATGGTAGGGGTTATTATTATACAAGGTAAATTTCAAAATATCGGTGATGTCCTCCTAAATAAAAAAGCACTGCTATTTATCACATTAAGTGGAATCGCTGGTGCTTCGTCATGGCTATTTTATTTTCTTGCACTAAAAACAGGAAAAGTCTCACAAGTAGCACCTATCGATAAATTAAGTGTAGTATTTTCCATTATTCTCGCAATGATTATATTGGGGGAAAAGTTAAACTTTATGACTGGTATTGGTGTAGTCTTTATTACAGCTGGTGTATTATTTGTTGCTTTCAGCTAA
- a CDS encoding BH0509 family protein, translated as MKREERKNMIEFIEKKKGIERDELLFMTDDEVEHIYNVTYFLYEEIAE; from the coding sequence ATGAAAAGAGAAGAACGAAAAAACATGATTGAGTTTATTGAAAAGAAAAAAGGGATTGAACGTGACGAATTATTATTTATGACGGATGATGAAGTAGAGCATATTTATAATGTAACGTACTTTTTATATGAAGAAATAGCAGAGTAG
- a CDS encoding pyridoxamine 5'-phosphate oxidase family protein translates to MHLKEKIATIIQGQRTGVLSTVRNDKPHGAFMMFFHEDFVLYVATDRNSKKITDIEKNPNVHVLLGREGKKLDEDYIEVEGIASIEEDQTLKNKFWTNSLKRWLLGAEDPNYVLIKINPDTIYYIDGAGTTEPEFLRL, encoded by the coding sequence ATGCACTTAAAAGAAAAAATCGCAACTATTATTCAAGGTCAACGTACTGGCGTATTATCTACTGTACGTAACGATAAGCCACATGGTGCCTTTATGATGTTTTTCCACGAAGATTTTGTACTATATGTTGCAACAGATCGAAATTCAAAAAAGATAACAGATATCGAAAAGAATCCAAATGTACATGTACTACTTGGGCGAGAGGGAAAGAAATTAGATGAAGATTACATTGAAGTTGAAGGTATAGCTTCCATTGAAGAAGATCAAACGTTAAAAAACAAGTTTTGGACTAATAGCTTAAAACGCTGGTTACTCGGTGCGGAAGATCCTAATTATGTACTAATTAAAATCAATCCCGACACAATTTATTACATCGATGGTGCTGGTACGACCGAGCCCGAGTTTTTACGACTATAA
- the cax gene encoding calcium/proton exchanger yields MFNKIFLIVALIGVPLSVLGKTMHWPQTIMFAVYCITIIALAGFMGRATESLAIVSGPRIGGLLNATFGNAVELIISIFALQAGLIEVVLASLTGSVLGNLLLVGGLSFFIGGLKYKRQSFNVYDARHNSALLIFAVVVAFVIPEIFSMKMDAGKTYQLSIGVSIIMILMYLAALLFKLVTHRGVYQHKSDEVAHEEEPEWSRGKALLILAIATLAVAYVSEALVHTFETVAKSFGWSELFIGVIIVAIVGNAAEHASAIIMAYKNKVNIAVEIAVGSTLQIAMFVAPVLVLLSMSFAQRMPLVFTIPELVSMITAVFLTIAISNDGDTNWFEGGTLLAAYVIMGIGFYLL; encoded by the coding sequence ATGTTTAATAAAATATTTCTTATAGTAGCGCTTATAGGTGTACCACTTTCTGTACTCGGGAAAACAATGCATTGGCCTCAAACAATTATGTTTGCTGTATATTGCATTACGATTATCGCATTAGCGGGGTTTATGGGGAGAGCAACAGAAAGTTTAGCAATTGTCTCTGGACCTCGGATAGGTGGATTATTAAATGCAACGTTCGGTAATGCCGTTGAACTTATCATTTCAATTTTCGCACTTCAGGCAGGATTAATTGAAGTAGTGCTAGCATCTTTAACTGGTTCTGTACTTGGAAACTTACTATTAGTAGGAGGGCTATCCTTCTTTATAGGAGGCCTTAAATATAAAAGACAAAGCTTTAATGTTTATGATGCAAGGCATAATTCAGCTTTATTAATATTTGCTGTTGTTGTAGCCTTTGTTATTCCAGAGATTTTTTCAATGAAGATGGATGCTGGAAAGACGTATCAATTAAGTATTGGTGTTTCTATTATCATGATTCTTATGTACCTTGCTGCATTGTTATTTAAGTTAGTTACGCACCGTGGTGTATATCAACATAAAAGTGATGAAGTAGCACATGAGGAAGAGCCAGAGTGGTCCAGAGGTAAAGCGTTACTCATTTTAGCGATAGCAACACTTGCAGTTGCTTATGTGTCAGAGGCTCTCGTACATACTTTTGAAACGGTCGCAAAGTCGTTTGGCTGGTCGGAGTTATTTATCGGGGTTATTATCGTTGCAATTGTTGGTAATGCAGCAGAACATGCATCTGCGATTATTATGGCGTATAAAAATAAAGTGAATATCGCAGTAGAAATTGCAGTAGGTTCTACATTACAAATCGCGATGTTTGTTGCTCCTGTATTAGTACTACTATCCATGTCCTTTGCACAAAGGATGCCTTTAGTATTTACAATACCAGAACTCGTGTCCATGATTACAGCCGTTTTCTTAACGATTGCGATTTCAAATGATGGAGATACAAACTGGTTTGAAGGAGGCACTTTATTAGCAGCGTATGTCATTATGGGAATTGGTTTTTATTTATTATGA
- a CDS encoding YfkD famly protein: MKRVYSICLSTMVSFILLFPNSSFAKTTVEVKMPSSVLNISKDNTFPNDAQDLPRLQPSKFAQELLKTANIKIENPDLIRMFNETTISNAPLAVGYRAKIYLGQWALNYESIDTSINWEYKQVNRNVYDNRGGDRLYPLRYKQETQKTIEGDLTADMKDAADVKKMMLLKALEKVQLPLSFKTTIGYGTGHERVYNISPSQLGYLYAYTPAVNEKGKVTFGEVYLVLKGNQKRLVVKNITSQGIGAAIPIHDHLFFKFISSSHSQ, encoded by the coding sequence GTGAAACGAGTATACAGCATATGTCTTTCAACCATGGTCTCGTTTATTTTATTATTTCCTAACAGTAGTTTTGCAAAGACAACGGTAGAAGTAAAAATGCCTTCATCTGTTTTAAATATTTCAAAAGATAATACATTTCCAAATGACGCACAAGATTTACCGCGTTTACAGCCAAGTAAGTTTGCGCAAGAACTATTGAAAACAGCAAATATCAAAATTGAAAACCCTGATTTAATTCGAATGTTTAATGAAACAACAATTTCGAATGCGCCACTTGCAGTAGGATACCGAGCAAAAATTTATTTAGGTCAATGGGCATTAAATTATGAATCAATAGATACATCGATTAACTGGGAATATAAGCAAGTGAATCGAAATGTATATGACAATCGCGGGGGGGATCGCTTATACCCACTTCGCTATAAACAAGAAACCCAAAAGACAATCGAAGGTGATTTAACAGCAGATATGAAAGATGCTGCAGATGTGAAAAAAATGATGCTTTTAAAAGCGCTTGAAAAAGTACAATTGCCACTTTCATTTAAAACGACAATTGGTTATGGTACAGGACATGAGCGTGTATATAATATTAGTCCGAGTCAACTTGGATATTTATACGCTTATACACCAGCAGTAAATGAAAAAGGAAAAGTAACATTTGGCGAAGTCTACCTTGTGTTAAAAGGGAATCAAAAAAGGCTTGTCGTGAAAAATATTACATCTCAAGGAATTGGGGCAGCTATTCCAATTCATGATCATTTGTTTTTTAAATTTATTTCTTCATCGCATTCGCAATAA
- the yfkAB gene encoding radical SAM/CxCxxxxC motif protein YfkAB — MTISQKMKPITPSYDPWEAYMDLEEYGKLLLTNVEFTTTTLCNMRCEHCAVGYTLQPKDPNPLPMELLLKRLDEIPHLRSLSITGGEPMLSKKSVDNYVTPLLKYAHERGVRTQINSNLTIDLARYEQIIPYLDVLHISHNWGTIDDFVEGGFAMMERKPTYEQRAKLFERMITNSKALSNAGVLVSAETMLNKRTLPHMEHIHRQIVEEMGCKRHEVHPMYPSDFASNLEILTKAEIRDAIEHLLEIRDENVWMLFGTLPFYACSDDERDIATFKKLQESKNVTVRNDPDGRSRLNVNIFDGNIIVTDFGDVPLLGNIQTNTLQEAYEKWSASKTAKSLSCHCPAVKCLGPNVLVKNSYYPTEDFLSKTANITL; from the coding sequence ATGACGATATCACAAAAAATGAAGCCGATTACTCCTTCTTACGATCCATGGGAAGCGTATATGGACCTTGAAGAGTACGGCAAACTACTATTAACAAACGTTGAGTTTACAACGACAACGTTATGCAATATGCGTTGCGAGCATTGTGCTGTTGGTTACACATTACAGCCGAAAGATCCAAATCCGCTTCCGATGGAGCTTTTATTAAAACGATTAGATGAGATTCCTCATTTACGTTCTTTAAGTATTACTGGCGGAGAACCTATGCTTTCAAAGAAATCCGTCGACAACTATGTAACACCACTCTTAAAATACGCTCATGAACGAGGCGTTCGCACTCAAATCAACTCAAACTTAACTATAGATTTAGCACGTTATGAACAAATTATTCCCTACTTAGATGTATTGCACATTTCACATAACTGGGGAACAATTGATGACTTTGTTGAAGGCGGATTTGCAATGATGGAGCGTAAACCTACTTATGAACAACGCGCAAAATTATTCGAAAGAATGATTACAAATAGTAAAGCTCTATCAAATGCAGGTGTACTCGTATCAGCAGAAACAATGTTAAACAAAAGAACCCTACCACATATGGAACATATTCATCGTCAAATTGTCGAAGAAATGGGATGTAAGCGTCATGAAGTTCATCCGATGTATCCGAGTGACTTCGCGAGCAATTTAGAAATTTTAACGAAAGCTGAAATTCGTGATGCAATTGAGCATTTACTAGAAATTCGCGATGAAAATGTATGGATGTTATTCGGAACATTACCTTTCTATGCTTGCAGTGATGATGAGCGAGACATCGCTACATTTAAAAAATTACAAGAAAGCAAAAATGTAACAGTTCGTAATGACCCCGATGGCCGTTCTCGTTTAAACGTAAATATTTTCGATGGAAATATTATTGTGACCGACTTTGGTGATGTTCCACTTCTAGGAAACATACAAACAAACACATTACAAGAAGCGTATGAAAAATGGAGCGCTTCAAAAACAGCAAAATCATTAAGCTGTCACTGTCCTGCAGTAAAATGTCTTGGACCAAATGTTCTTGTAAAAAACAGCTACTATCCGACAGAAGATTTCTTATCAAAAACAGCAAATATTACATTATAA
- a CDS encoding SE1561 family protein, translating to MGKAIQDKDTQLVYLKERLNMFIEVIDTIEPEEVELEDVDRLLAMLDELELKCEQFKKDE from the coding sequence ATGGGAAAAGCAATTCAAGATAAAGATACACAATTAGTATATTTAAAAGAGCGTTTAAATATGTTCATTGAAGTAATTGATACAATTGAACCTGAAGAAGTAGAGTTAGAAGATGTAGATCGTCTTCTTGCGATGTTAGATGAATTAGAATTAAAATGTGAGCAATTTAAAAAAGACGAATAA
- the fumA gene encoding class I fumarate hydratase has translation MEKLQESMYQLVVETSTNLPKDVRRAIQQAKERENAGTRSAMALGTITNNIKMADDNISPICQDTGMPTFKIYTPVGVNQLKLKEAIYSALERATKDGKLRPNSVDSLFGDNSGNNLGPGTPVIKFEQWEKDYIDARLILKGGGCENKNIQYSLPCELEGLGRAGRDLEGIRKCLLHAVYQAQGQGCSAGVIGVGIGGDRTSGYELAKNQLFRTLDDVNPVPELQKLEEYVLENANKLGIGTMGFGGETTLLGCKIGVYNRLPASFYVSVAYNCWAYRRLGVKIHPETGEIMDWLYQEGEDTLQQEAAQEQSEQREIVLQAPITEEQIRELRVGDVVTINGMMYTGRDAIHKHLMDNDCPVDLNGQIIYHCGPVVVKDENDNWQIKAAGPTTSIREEPYQGDIMKKFGIRAVIGKGGMGAKTLAALEEHGGVYLNAIGGAAQYYAECIKEVKDVDFLQFGIPEAMWHLRIDGFKAVVTMDSHGKSLHADVDKTSLEKLASFKEPVFK, from the coding sequence ATGGAAAAGCTTCAAGAAAGCATGTATCAACTAGTTGTTGAAACGTCAACGAACTTACCGAAAGATGTTCGTCGTGCGATTCAACAAGCGAAAGAGCGAGAAAACGCAGGGACTCGTTCAGCGATGGCACTTGGCACAATTACGAATAACATTAAAATGGCAGATGATAATATCTCGCCAATTTGCCAAGATACAGGGATGCCAACGTTTAAAATTTATACACCAGTTGGTGTGAATCAATTAAAACTGAAGGAAGCTATCTATAGTGCGCTTGAGCGGGCGACAAAAGATGGTAAACTTCGCCCTAACTCTGTTGATTCTCTTTTTGGAGATAATAGTGGAAACAATTTAGGACCGGGAACACCAGTTATTAAGTTTGAGCAATGGGAAAAAGATTACATTGATGCACGTTTAATTTTAAAGGGCGGCGGCTGTGAGAATAAAAATATTCAATATAGTTTACCGTGTGAATTAGAAGGGCTTGGACGTGCAGGTCGTGATTTAGAAGGAATTCGTAAATGCCTTCTTCATGCAGTATATCAAGCACAAGGCCAAGGGTGTAGTGCAGGTGTAATCGGCGTCGGTATCGGGGGAGACCGCACATCAGGTTACGAATTAGCAAAAAATCAATTATTCCGCACATTAGATGATGTCAATCCAGTACCAGAGTTACAAAAACTTGAAGAGTACGTATTAGAAAATGCGAATAAACTTGGCATTGGTACGATGGGATTCGGCGGAGAGACAACTTTACTTGGTTGTAAAATTGGCGTATATAATCGCCTGCCAGCTAGCTTCTATGTATCTGTTGCCTATAATTGTTGGGCATATCGCCGCCTTGGTGTAAAAATCCATCCTGAAACAGGAGAAATTATGGATTGGTTATACCAAGAAGGTGAAGACACACTTCAGCAAGAAGCTGCACAAGAACAATCAGAGCAGCGTGAAATCGTATTACAAGCTCCAATTACAGAAGAGCAAATTCGTGAACTTCGTGTTGGTGATGTTGTTACAATTAACGGCATGATGTATACCGGACGTGATGCGATTCATAAACATTTAATGGATAATGATTGTCCAGTAGATTTAAATGGACAAATTATTTATCACTGTGGTCCAGTTGTAGTGAAAGATGAAAATGATAATTGGCAAATTAAAGCGGCAGGTCCAACGACAAGTATCCGTGAAGAGCCATATCAAGGCGATATTATGAAAAAGTTCGGTATTCGTGCTGTAATTGGTAAGGGTGGTATGGGTGCTAAAACATTAGCTGCTTTAGAAGAACACGGTGGTGTGTACTTAAATGCAATTGGTGGTGCAGCACAATATTATGCTGAATGTATTAAAGAAGTGAAAGATGTTGATTTCTTACAATTCGGTATCCCGGAAGCAATGTGGCATTTACGTATCGATGGTTTTAAAGCAGTTGTAACGATGGATTCTCATGGGAAAAGCCTACATGCTGATGTTGATAAAACATCACTTGAAAAATTGGCGAGCTTTAAAGAACCTGTATTTAAGTAA